A region from the Cyprinus carpio isolate SPL01 chromosome A8, ASM1834038v1, whole genome shotgun sequence genome encodes:
- the LOC109046512 gene encoding phytanoyl-CoA hydroxylase-interacting protein, translating into MAEVELLSTPHNIQISDVTCDSFRITWEMAHEDTSRVTHYFIDLSRKEGSEHNRFKHRDVPTKLVAKAGPLPMAVRGHWFLSPRKEYCVAVQTAIRQPDGDYQVSEWSQVVEFCTGDYAMEHLQQLLDKAQAASGRMLRFSVFYRNQSPEYFQYVRSECGGAMLPSFKDNSGSHGSPINGKLRGVFLSCNTEFDTGLPPKDSPYGPLRFQISAECLLNPSTNLYFADFYCMYTAYHYVVLVLAPAGSEGDSFCKSHLPQQDLTTNRFLTYTPGDAPVFCHASDVILEVLYTEPLLLEHGILSQISGRHQLMSLSTANAKKDPSCKVCNISVGR; encoded by the exons ATGGCTGAGGTGGAGCTGCTCTCCACACCTCATAATATTCAGATCAGCGATGTGACCTGTGACTCGTTCCGGATCACCTGGGAAATGGCCCATGAGGACACGTCCCGAGTGACGCATTACTTCATCGACTTGAGCCGTAAAGAGGGCAGCGAGCACAACCGCTTCAAGCACAGA GATGTCCCCACCAAGCTAGTGGCAAAAGCAGGACCTTTGCCGATGGCTGTGAGAGGCCACTGGTTCCTGAGCCCTCGAAAGGAGTACTGTGTCGCTGTGCAGACCGCCATCAGACAGCCGGACGGAGACTATCAGGTGTCTGAATGGAGCCAAGTAGTGGAGTTCTGCACTGGGG ATTATGCCATGGAGCATCTCCAGCAGCTATTAGATAAAGCTCAGGCCGCTTCTGGGAGGATGCTCAGGTTCTCTGTCTTCTACCGCAATCAGAGTCCTGAATATTTCCAGTATGTGAG ATCAGAGTGTGGAGGTGCAATGCTCCCATCTTTCAAAGACAACAGTGGAAGTCACGGCTCCCCCATTAACGGAAAGCTCCGTGGCGTCTTCCTCAGCTGCAACACAGAGTTTGACACAGGCCTTCCTCCCAAAGATTCCCCATATGGTCCTCTGCGCTTCCAAATTTCTGCCGAATGTCTCCTCAACCCGAGTACAAACCTCTACTTTGCTGACTTCTACTGCATGTACACAGCATACCATTATGTAGTGTTGGTGCTGGCCCCTGCTGGATCGGAGGGGGATAGCTTTTGCAAGAGCCACCTTCCACAACAGGACCTAACAACCAATCGTTTCCTGACATACACGCCCGGAGACGCACCGGTCTTCTGTCACGCCAGTGACGTCATTCTAGAGGTGCTGTACACAGAGCCCTTGCTTCTGGAGCACGGCATCCTGTCTCAGATCAGCGGCCGTCACCAGCTCATGAGCCTTTCCACTGCAAATGCCAAAAAAGACCCGAGCTGTAAGGTGTGCAATATCAGTGTGGGCCGCTGA